Proteins co-encoded in one Geminocystis sp. M7585_C2015_104 genomic window:
- a CDS encoding iron uptake porin: protein MFKSLKNYTLATPALLALVIAGNGLTAVSANANERPVDSNEALINQISEYNKTEGMGQVTSVSQLRDVSPTDWAFEALRNLVERYGCIAGYPDRTFRGNRALSRYEFAAGLNACMQALERLIAEGGGVSNEDLERLNRLVNEFQSELAALGARVDKLEGKVALLENRQFSTTTKLRGEAIIAVVGQDHTSDQGKWERFYRPKFGATVVDAGGRQRIDSQATMSNRVRLTLDSSFTGKDLLRTRLEAGNIPNLRVALGTHMARLNFENAAASAGNNVALDRLFYRTKLGDNLTFWVGTEMPIEDIYKTYSPYTESSGTGSLSRFLRYNPFIYRQPGRTGIAFNYNFGGGFDITASYLAANANDPVRGRGLFDGTYSAGVQLGYNPTKNFGLSVAYMHSYFTEGAVSLTGGTGSVYTTSVANGIGARGPVGRRGGFAGSDDPFHGAATTSENVGVQATWRITDKINLAGWFGYAHAEARSADRRGVQRRGDTTDLYNWAANVSFLDLGKQGAVLTLAGGQLPRAGSVDG from the coding sequence ATGTTCAAGTCACTTAAGAACTACACATTGGCAACACCGGCTTTACTAGCCCTGGTAATAGCCGGCAACGGGTTGACTGCTGTTTCCGCCAACGCCAACGAAAGGCCCGTAGACAGCAACGAAGCGCTCATAAATCAAATCTCCGAATACAACAAAACAGAGGGAATGGGGCAAGTTACCTCAGTGTCCCAGCTGAGGGACGTATCCCCCACCGACTGGGCCTTCGAGGCGTTAAGAAATCTAGTAGAACGCTACGGTTGTATAGCAGGTTATCCCGACCGGACCTTCAGAGGTAACCGCGCCCTCAGCCGCTATGAGTTTGCTGCTGGTTTGAACGCCTGTATGCAGGCTTTGGAAAGACTAATAGCAGAGGGGGGCGGCGTCTCCAATGAGGATCTGGAAAGACTAAACCGTCTCGTAAACGAGTTCCAGTCTGAATTGGCAGCACTGGGGGCCAGGGTGGACAAACTAGAAGGCAAAGTCGCTCTCCTGGAAAACCGTCAATTTTCCACCACCACCAAACTGAGGGGGGAAGCTATAATTGCGGTTGTAGGACAGGATCATACTTCTGATCAGGGCAAGTGGGAGAGATTCTATCGTCCAAAATTTGGAGCTACTGTGGTAGATGCAGGAGGGAGACAAAGGATAGACTCCCAGGCCACCATGAGCAACCGTGTCCGTCTAACCCTGGACAGCAGCTTCACTGGTAAAGACTTGTTAAGAACCCGTCTAGAAGCAGGGAACATACCCAACCTGAGAGTTGCCCTAGGCACTCACATGGCGCGTCTTAACTTTGAAAACGCGGCGGCCAGTGCGGGGAACAATGTGGCGTTGGACAGGTTATTCTACAGGACAAAACTGGGGGATAATCTCACCTTCTGGGTAGGGACAGAAATGCCCATAGAAGATATCTACAAAACCTACTCCCCCTACACGGAAAGCAGTGGCACTGGTTCGTTGTCTCGTTTCCTCCGTTATAACCCCTTTATCTATCGTCAACCAGGAAGGACGGGTATAGCCTTCAACTACAACTTCGGCGGTGGATTTGACATAACCGCCTCCTACCTAGCGGCCAACGCCAATGATCCTGTGAGGGGAAGGGGTCTATTTGATGGCACTTACAGCGCTGGTGTGCAGTTGGGCTACAACCCCACCAAGAACTTCGGCTTGTCTGTGGCCTACATGCATAGCTACTTCACCGAGGGAGCCGTAAGCCTCACCGGTGGCACAGGCAGTGTCTACACTACAAGCGTAGCCAACGGCATCGGAGCTCGAGGGCCAGTGGGGAGAAGGGGGGGCTTTGCCGGGTCTGATGATCCCTTCCACGGCGCGGCCACTACCTCCGAGAATGTGGGGGTACAGGCCACTTGGCGCATCACCGACAAGATTAACCTGGCCGGTTGGTTTGGCTACGCCCACGCAGAGGCCCGCAGTGCCGACAGGAGAGGGGTGCAACGTCGGGGTGACACCACTGACCTGTACAACTGGGCGGCCAATGTCTCCTTCTTGGATTTGGGGAAGCAGGGGGCGGTATTAACCCTGGCTGGTGGCCAGTTACCCCGGGCGGGTAGTGTTGATGGT
- the yidD gene encoding membrane protein insertion efficiency factor YidD — protein MVKKVLIGLIIFYRGFISPLLPPVCRFRPTCSEYALAAIERFGVFWGTVLAVRRILRCHPFSPGGYDPLPNTLQENIVLNFCLRKKQHNNLK, from the coding sequence ATGGTAAAAAAGGTGTTAATTGGCCTGATTATTTTCTATAGGGGTTTTATTTCTCCCCTATTACCTCCAGTTTGTCGGTTTCGTCCCACCTGTTCTGAATATGCCCTGGCGGCCATTGAACGTTTTGGCGTTTTCTGGGGTACTGTTTTGGCTGTGAGAAGAATTCTTCGTTGTCATCCCTTTTCTCCTGGCGGTTACGACCCCCTTCCCAACACTCTACAAGAGAATATTGTCCTCAATTTTTGCCTACGAAAAAAGCAGCATAATAATTTAAAATAG
- a CDS encoding trans-splicing intein-formed DNA polymerase III subunit alpha C-terminal partner DnaE-C (main replicative polymerase): MVRIVKRRHLGPQKVYDIGVEKEHNFLLANGLVVSNCFNKSHSTAYAYITYQTAYLKANYPVEYMSVLLTSNSDNHEKVKQYRENCLEMGIEVCPPDINTSQKEFIPQGRKILFGLSAIKNLGEAAIENIMDAREKAGGKFKSFADFISRVNLRICNRKVLETLIYAGVFDSLHPNRCQLIENLELMINWAQKKQEEKQTGQLNIFDYVSQEFPDCEEAPAMSEVPDFSPLEKIRLEREYLGFPVSEHPLKLYKEKVRLLSPINLKDLPEQKGRKKICVLAMITKIKHHLDKNNNKMAFITIEDPSQQVDGVVFARVYERVKNSILADTPLLIWGKIDIKNEQPQIIVDYLSKVEEMKLVFINLNPPQVTNESVAILKDILKGESKDKNKKNIPTFVRLQSEEENIIIRLGEEYWVENADETVSTLENAGFAAHLHYLV, encoded by the coding sequence ATGGTTAGGATAGTTAAAAGGCGCCACTTGGGCCCCCAAAAGGTTTACGACATAGGAGTAGAGAAAGAGCACAATTTTTTGTTAGCAAACGGGCTTGTTGTTTCTAATTGTTTTAATAAATCCCATTCTACCGCCTACGCCTATATCACCTATCAAACGGCTTATCTAAAAGCGAATTATCCAGTGGAATACATGTCAGTACTCCTGACTTCCAATAGTGACAACCATGAAAAGGTAAAACAGTATAGGGAAAATTGTCTGGAAATGGGGATAGAGGTTTGTCCCCCTGACATTAACACTTCCCAGAAAGAGTTTATCCCCCAGGGAAGAAAAATATTATTTGGTTTGTCTGCCATAAAAAACCTGGGAGAAGCCGCCATCGAAAACATAATGGATGCCAGAGAAAAGGCCGGGGGAAAGTTCAAGAGTTTTGCCGATTTTATTAGCCGAGTTAACCTTAGGATTTGTAACAGGAAAGTCCTGGAAACACTTATATATGCAGGTGTTTTTGACAGCCTTCATCCCAACCGTTGTCAGCTAATTGAAAACCTGGAGCTGATGATAAACTGGGCTCAGAAAAAACAGGAAGAAAAACAGACGGGTCAGTTAAATATATTTGATTATGTTTCCCAAGAATTTCCCGACTGTGAAGAAGCTCCTGCCATGTCAGAGGTTCCGGATTTTTCACCCCTAGAAAAAATTAGACTGGAGAGAGAATACCTGGGCTTTCCTGTATCTGAACACCCCCTCAAACTATACAAAGAAAAAGTAAGGCTCCTCTCGCCAATTAATCTTAAGGATTTGCCTGAACAAAAAGGCAGGAAAAAAATATGTGTGCTAGCAATGATTACCAAAATAAAACATCATTTGGATAAAAATAATAACAAAATGGCATTTATCACCATAGAAGACCCATCACAACAAGTAGATGGAGTTGTATTTGCAAGGGTATACGAAAGAGTAAAAAATAGTATACTGGCCGATACGCCCCTCCTCATTTGGGGGAAAATTGACATTAAAAATGAACAACCACAAATAATAGTTGACTACCTGAGTAAGGTAGAGGAGATGAAGTTGGTTTTTATAAACTTAAATCCTCCTCAGGTTACCAACGAGTCAGTTGCCATTTTAAAGGATATACTTAAAGGAGAATCGAAGGATAAAAATAAGAAAAATATTCCCACTTTTGTTAGGCTACAGTCCGAGGAGGAAAATATCATCATCCGCCTAGGGGAAGAATATTGGGTTGAAAATGCCGACGAGACTGTTTCAACTCTAGAAAATGCGGGTTTTGCCGCCCACCTCCACTATCTAGTCTAA
- a CDS encoding Ycf34 family protein, with translation MCICVNCLYVDRCKTYHAVETQHQQPHLNENPDFDPVHPSINVNIRTQGEYIEMEWDVVGCGSFTEDIGRWARLRPGEAVPT, from the coding sequence ATGTGTATATGTGTTAACTGTTTGTATGTAGATCGCTGTAAGACTTACCATGCAGTAGAAACCCAACACCAACAACCCCACCTAAACGAGAATCCAGATTTTGACCCAGTACACCCCTCTATAAATGTAAACATCCGCACCCAGGGGGAGTATATCGAAATGGAGTGGGATGTGGTGGGATGTGGCAGTTTTACTGAAGATATAGGAAGATGGGCAAGACTACGCCCAGGAGAGGCAGTCCCCACCTAG
- the thiC gene encoding phosphomethylpyrimidine synthase ThiC has product MRAEWVAKRRGQSNVTQMHYARQGIITEEMHYVAKRENLPPELIRDEVARGRMIIPANINHTNLEPMCIGIASRCKVNANIGASPNSSSLEEELEKLRLAIKYGADTVMDLSTGGGDLDAIRTAIIRESTVPIGTVPVYQAFESVNGRIEKLTPDDFLHVIEKQAQQGVDYMTIHAGILIEYLPLVRNRITGIVSRGGGIMARWMLYHHKQNPLYTHFDDIIEIFKKYDVSFSLGDSLRPGCLHDASDEAQLAELKTLGELTRRAWQHDVQVMVEGPGHVPMDQIEFNVKKQMEECSEAPFYVLGPLVTDIAPGYDHISSAIGAALAGWYGAAMLCYVTPKEHLGLPNAEDVRNGLIAYKIAAHAADIARHRPGARDRDDELSRARYNFDWNRQFELALDPERAREYHDETLPADIFKTAEFCSMCGPKFCPMQTKVDDEALTELEKFLAKEGKTTKSVVG; this is encoded by the coding sequence ATGCGTGCAGAATGGGTAGCAAAGAGGCGTGGGCAGTCTAACGTAACGCAGATGCACTACGCCCGTCAAGGCATCATAACCGAAGAAATGCACTATGTGGCCAAGAGGGAAAATCTCCCCCCAGAGTTAATTCGGGACGAAGTAGCCAGGGGAAGAATGATCATACCCGCTAATATTAATCACACCAATCTGGAACCCATGTGCATTGGGATTGCCTCCAGATGTAAGGTAAACGCCAACATCGGGGCATCCCCCAACTCCTCTAGTCTGGAAGAAGAATTGGAAAAACTGAGACTGGCAATAAAATATGGCGCCGACACGGTAATGGATTTGTCCACCGGCGGGGGAGATTTGGACGCCATCCGCACTGCCATTATAAGAGAATCTACTGTCCCTATTGGCACTGTACCCGTCTATCAGGCTTTTGAGAGTGTAAACGGCAGGATTGAAAAACTAACCCCCGATGACTTCTTGCATGTAATCGAAAAACAGGCACAACAGGGGGTAGATTACATGACCATCCATGCCGGCATCCTCATAGAATACCTACCCCTAGTTCGCAATCGCATCACCGGTATTGTCTCTAGGGGGGGTGGCATTATGGCCCGTTGGATGTTATACCACCACAAGCAAAACCCCCTCTACACCCACTTCGATGATATCATTGAAATATTCAAAAAATACGACGTATCCTTTAGTCTGGGGGATTCCCTTCGTCCCGGTTGTCTCCACGACGCCTCCGATGAAGCTCAGCTAGCAGAATTGAAAACCCTTGGGGAATTGACCAGAAGGGCATGGCAACACGATGTCCAGGTGATGGTGGAAGGGCCAGGCCATGTGCCAATGGATCAAATTGAGTTCAACGTCAAGAAACAGATGGAGGAATGTTCAGAAGCCCCCTTCTACGTCTTAGGCCCTCTAGTTACTGACATTGCCCCAGGTTACGACCATATTTCCTCCGCCATTGGGGCGGCCCTCGCCGGTTGGTATGGCGCCGCTATGTTGTGTTATGTAACCCCCAAAGAACACCTGGGATTGCCAAATGCAGAAGATGTTCGTAACGGGTTAATAGCCTACAAGATAGCCGCCCATGCCGCAGATATAGCCCGTCATCGTCCAGGCGCCAGAGACAGAGATGACGAATTGTCCAGGGCCCGTTACAATTTTGACTGGAATCGTCAGTTTGAATTGGCGTTAGACCCAGAAAGGGCAAGGGAATACCACGACGAAACCCTGCCTGCCGACATCTTCAAGACGGCGGAATTCTGTTCCATGTGCGGCCCTAAATTCTGTCCTATGCAGACTAAAGTGGATGATGAAGCCCTGACAGAATTGGAAAAATTCTTGGCCAAGGAGGGTAAAACCACTAAGTCCGTGGTAGGATAG
- a CDS encoding response regulator produces the protein MTAKPLFSHNVIAIFSFVVLAYLGNYFRAPIFFGLDFLFGGIFVWLAGYFFGAFPSILAAFISSIHTYLLWGHPYGIIVFTLEAIFVNIFFPGKNKNLVLIDIGYWLTFGWIFAVICFIFLMHFDVISLLLVWLKQSINGIFNALVATLIYSYSHSKFFPAERRITLKFSQSISNILMSFLLVPPLVIAILHGNNLAKEIEGEISRDLNEIASLSIVAVNQWKKSHVYPLQGVAFYYATATEDDSSRLQEKLDSIVENFPDIDLLVVTDRNGYILATSSKGENSQSLVGTRIDNFQEWLRLKNTGLNVTAIQRNYLLPENHVAFTIAVEGKNSGVIYAVFSLQRLQKVLDITPGIDGDNVETILLDNNRRVIASNTGLLAGSTYVEEHNHQIEERGNDIYHWLPTEKGISIMKRWEDSFYVKELGISRKIPWKIVVKIPARDYVKRLHILYIRILGILLLLTIFSSILAERISRKVVKPLVTLAEITTDLPEKIENNQQELLLPKTDILELEKLTENYRLMIAALGDKFRQIKEIKENLEETVKRRTRDLIEKAQQLEEEIREKKKIERLLREKHERYELAVAGTNDGIWDWNLNTNEVYYSPSWMRIIGYENSPLPGKIETWLHRIHPEDLEKHLQDIHSHLNGETNIYQNVHRLLHREGYYVWVLAKGKRDEDKSGKAYRLAGTITDITDKVRVEQELQKAKEQAEAANKAKSEFLATMSHEIRTPMNAIIGMTGLLLDTPLNHEQREFAEIIRTSADSLLTIINDILDFSKIESGKLELEYQPFSLVTVVEESLDLLAGKAADKNLELVYYISPDVPKTVVGDVTRLRQVLVNLLTNAVKFTNSGEVVLSVGVNHKEYTGNNSTEYELVFKVKDTGVGIPASRMDRLFKPFSQVDSSTTRNYGGTGLGLAICHRLVTLMGGEIWAESRGVATENTPPGYEITTKPEEPGSVFCFTIRTRIPSWLAEKEGGTPEILKNKSILLVDDNEVNRQILTIQCQNFGMETIAVASAKEALLVLKQRKPDVVVLDMHMPGMDGVTLAKQIRLLPNCQELPLILLTSMGNCEENVTKEVQWAATLHKPIKQSQLLDTLVHVCRGDFQSPRIFTPTPGQFENIASIAPLRILIAEDNIVNQKVITNILKRLGYRADVVANGLEVIETLRRQSYDLILMDVQMPEMDGLTATRQIRTLWNSPTGNFQGKPPYIIAMTANAMEGDREICLAAGMDDYISKPVRLEVLMEKLKNLGRIKQSPSQTGDNIGVVAEKNQPSSDPIMTKLDPKAINDLKEMIGEEDFPTVFSELMETYLRDSPNLIQQIQEGFAAKDFDAIKLNAHSLKSSSASIGAKELSDVCRKLEILMTEKNLEDAPPLIERIIAEYEGVKKAIQLELEKIRRA, from the coding sequence ATGACTGCTAAGCCTCTGTTTTCTCATAATGTTATTGCCATATTTTCTTTTGTGGTACTTGCCTATCTTGGCAACTATTTTAGGGCTCCCATTTTCTTTGGCTTGGACTTTCTGTTTGGGGGGATTTTTGTTTGGCTTGCAGGCTATTTTTTTGGGGCTTTCCCTAGTATTTTGGCTGCCTTTATCAGCAGTATTCACACTTACCTACTCTGGGGGCACCCTTACGGGATTATAGTTTTTACTTTAGAGGCCATTTTTGTAAACATCTTCTTTCCCGGTAAAAACAAAAATCTGGTATTAATTGACATTGGCTACTGGCTAACTTTCGGCTGGATTTTTGCGGTAATTTGTTTCATTTTTCTCATGCATTTTGATGTAATTTCTCTACTTTTGGTATGGCTAAAACAATCAATAAATGGAATTTTTAATGCTCTCGTTGCCACCCTCATCTACAGTTACTCTCACTCAAAATTTTTCCCGGCGGAAAGGAGAATAACGCTAAAATTCTCCCAGAGTATATCCAACATTCTGATGAGTTTTTTATTGGTACCTCCCTTAGTAATTGCCATTCTCCACGGCAACAATTTGGCTAAAGAGATTGAGGGGGAAATTTCCAGGGATTTAAACGAGATTGCCAGCCTTTCAATAGTCGCAGTAAATCAGTGGAAAAAATCACATGTTTATCCCCTGCAGGGTGTTGCCTTTTATTATGCAACAGCAACAGAAGACGATTCTTCTAGGCTTCAAGAGAAACTGGACAGCATTGTAGAGAATTTTCCCGATATTGATTTGCTTGTTGTCACCGACAGGAATGGATATATCCTCGCCACTTCTTCAAAAGGCGAAAATAGCCAATCCCTTGTTGGCACGAGAATTGATAACTTTCAAGAATGGCTGAGGTTAAAAAACACCGGTTTAAATGTTACCGCCATTCAGAGAAATTATTTATTACCCGAGAATCATGTGGCTTTTACTATTGCTGTTGAGGGGAAAAATTCTGGTGTGATATATGCTGTTTTTTCCTTGCAAAGATTGCAGAAAGTATTGGATATTACCCCTGGCATTGATGGGGATAATGTGGAAACAATTCTTTTGGACAACAACAGAAGAGTTATTGCTTCCAATACGGGTTTATTAGCAGGTTCCACTTATGTGGAAGAACACAACCACCAAATAGAGGAAAGGGGCAATGATATATACCATTGGTTGCCCACAGAAAAAGGAATTTCAATAATGAAACGGTGGGAGGATTCCTTCTACGTTAAAGAGTTGGGAATAAGCCGAAAAATTCCCTGGAAAATTGTTGTTAAAATACCGGCCCGTGACTATGTTAAGAGACTCCATATTCTCTACATAAGGATTTTAGGAATCCTTCTACTGCTGACGATATTTTCTTCCATTTTGGCAGAAAGAATTAGCAGGAAAGTAGTAAAACCCCTAGTAACTCTGGCGGAGATTACCACCGATTTGCCAGAAAAAATCGAGAATAACCAGCAGGAGTTATTGCTTCCTAAAACGGATATTTTAGAGCTCGAAAAGCTGACAGAAAACTATAGGCTAATGATTGCGGCATTGGGAGATAAATTCCGTCAGATAAAGGAGATAAAGGAAAACCTAGAGGAGACAGTAAAAAGACGCACAAGGGATTTAATAGAAAAGGCACAACAGTTGGAAGAGGAAATTAGAGAGAAGAAGAAAATAGAAAGGTTGCTGAGGGAGAAGCATGAGAGATATGAATTGGCAGTAGCTGGCACAAATGATGGAATTTGGGATTGGAATTTAAATACTAATGAGGTGTATTATTCTCCTTCCTGGATGCGGATTATTGGATATGAAAATTCCCCACTGCCGGGGAAAATAGAAACCTGGTTACATCGTATCCATCCAGAAGACTTAGAAAAACACCTCCAGGATATTCATTCCCACTTGAATGGGGAGACAAATATCTACCAAAATGTACACAGACTTTTACACCGGGAGGGTTACTATGTGTGGGTGTTAGCAAAAGGAAAACGAGATGAAGACAAAAGTGGAAAAGCCTACCGTCTGGCGGGCACAATTACTGACATTACTGATAAAGTAAGAGTAGAACAAGAATTACAAAAGGCAAAAGAGCAAGCAGAAGCCGCTAACAAGGCGAAGAGTGAATTCCTCGCCACCATGAGTCACGAAATCCGCACCCCCATGAATGCTATCATTGGCATGACGGGGTTACTGTTGGATACGCCACTAAACCACGAACAAAGAGAATTTGCTGAAATTATCCGTACTAGCGCCGACAGTCTACTGACAATTATAAACGACATTCTAGATTTTTCCAAGATTGAGTCGGGGAAATTAGAGTTGGAATATCAACCCTTCTCCCTAGTAACAGTGGTGGAGGAATCCCTAGACTTGTTGGCAGGGAAGGCGGCAGATAAAAACCTTGAACTAGTCTACTATATTTCCCCAGATGTGCCAAAGACAGTGGTGGGGGATGTAACTCGTTTAAGACAAGTATTAGTGAATTTGCTCACTAATGCTGTTAAATTTACCAACAGTGGCGAGGTGGTTTTGTCGGTAGGGGTGAATCATAAGGAGTATACTGGCAACAATAGTACAGAATATGAACTAGTCTTTAAAGTAAAAGACACTGGTGTAGGCATCCCTGCCAGTCGAATGGATAGACTGTTTAAACCCTTCTCCCAGGTAGACTCCTCCACTACTCGTAATTATGGGGGCACAGGTTTAGGGTTGGCTATTTGTCACCGTTTAGTAACACTGATGGGGGGGGAAATTTGGGCGGAAAGCAGGGGGGTAGCCACCGAAAACACACCCCCCGGTTATGAGATTACCACAAAACCGGAAGAACCGGGCTCTGTCTTTTGTTTTACTATCAGAACTAGAATCCCCTCCTGGTTGGCGGAAAAAGAGGGTGGCACTCCTGAGATTTTAAAAAACAAGAGTATTTTGCTGGTAGATGACAATGAGGTAAACCGGCAGATTTTGACTATCCAATGTCAGAATTTCGGCATGGAGACGATTGCAGTTGCTTCTGCCAAAGAGGCTTTATTAGTGTTGAAACAAAGGAAGCCAGACGTGGTAGTATTGGACATGCATATGCCGGGGATGGATGGGGTGACTTTGGCTAAACAGATTCGCCTTTTGCCTAACTGTCAGGAATTGCCACTAATTCTACTTACTTCCATGGGCAATTGTGAGGAAAATGTTACAAAAGAGGTACAGTGGGCGGCTACTCTTCACAAGCCCATAAAACAATCCCAACTGTTAGACACCTTAGTGCACGTTTGCCGAGGTGACTTTCAATCCCCTAGAATTTTTACCCCCACACCCGGTCAATTTGAAAACATTGCCAGCATTGCCCCTTTAAGAATTCTCATTGCCGAGGACAACATTGTCAACCAGAAGGTAATCACCAATATACTCAAGCGTTTGGGGTATCGTGCGGACGTAGTAGCCAATGGCTTAGAGGTTATTGAAACGCTGCGGCGTCAGTCTTATGATTTAATTCTCATGGATGTGCAGATGCCGGAGATGGACGGTTTAACTGCCACTCGGCAAATTCGTACTCTTTGGAATTCACCCACTGGTAATTTTCAAGGCAAGCCTCCCTATATCATCGCCATGACTGCCAATGCCATGGAGGGGGATAGGGAGATTTGTCTGGCAGCCGGCATGGATGATTACATTTCCAAACCGGTGCGATTAGAGGTTTTGATGGAGAAATTAAAGAATCTTGGTAGAATCAAACAGTCGCCGTCTCAAACCGGGGATAATATTGGTGTTGTAGCAGAGAAAAATCAACCCAGTTCCGACCCTATTATGACAAAACTAGATCCCAAGGCCATTAACGATTTAAAAGAGATGATAGGGGAGGAGGATTTCCCGACAGTCTTCTCCGAATTAATGGAAACCTACTTACGGGATTCCCCCAACCTGATTCAACAGATTCAAGAGGGATTTGCCGCCAAAGACTTCGATGCCATCAAACTAAACGCCCACAGCCTGAAGTCTAGTAGTGCTAGTATTGGGGCTAAGGAATTGTCCGATGTTTGTAGAAAGTTGGAAATACTAATGACTGAGAAAAATCTAGAAGACGCTCCCCCCCTCATTGAGAGGATTATAGCAGAATACGAGGGGGTAAAAAAGGCCATCCAGCTGGAATTGGAAAAAATACGCCGGGCCTAG
- the fabZ gene encoding 3-hydroxyacyl-ACP dehydratase FabZ produces MEKFVEGVERENKPAEEVKKTFSALEIQELLPHRYPFALVDRIIDYVPGEKAVGLKNLTMNESFFQGHIPGKPIMPGVLQLEAMAQVGGIILTLLPGMRGKFFAFAGIEKARFRKPIVPGDQLIMTVELLSFKRNRIAKMYGQGMVDNQLAVEAEMLFSVLD; encoded by the coding sequence ATGGAAAAGTTTGTGGAAGGAGTAGAAAGGGAAAATAAGCCAGCAGAAGAGGTAAAAAAAACATTTTCCGCCCTGGAAATTCAAGAATTACTGCCTCACCGTTATCCTTTTGCCCTAGTGGACCGTATTATAGACTATGTGCCCGGAGAAAAGGCAGTAGGCTTAAAAAATCTGACGATGAATGAGTCATTTTTCCAAGGGCATATCCCTGGGAAGCCGATAATGCCAGGGGTTTTGCAACTAGAAGCCATGGCACAAGTGGGGGGAATAATATTAACTCTATTGCCGGGAATGAGAGGAAAATTCTTTGCCTTCGCCGGGATAGAAAAGGCCCGTTTCCGTAAACCCATTGTACCAGGAGACCAGTTGATTATGACAGTAGAATTGTTGTCCTTTAAACGCAACCGCATTGCTAAAATGTATGGTCAAGGGATGGTGGACAATCAACTGGCTGTAGAGGCGGAAATGTTATTTTCTGTTCTAGACTAA
- the lpxA gene encoding acyl-ACP--UDP-N-acetylglucosamine O-acyltransferase has protein sequence MIHPTAIIDPRAELDPTVEVGPYAVIGAEVKIGPRTVVGSHAVIEGPIEIGCDNQIYPGAALGLPPQDLKYKGARSYVVIGDRNIIREYVTVNRATGEEEKTIIGNDNLLMAYVHIAHNCVLGDGIVIANGVSLAGHVEVESKAVIGGILGIHQFVRIGTMAMLGGMSRIDRDVPPYMLVEGNPCHIRSLNMVGFKRNNFTREQIEVLKKAYRILYKSGLTINQALKQLEPLQVYPEVRHLSEFIYASVNDPNRRGLINPQREEKDGRHEI, from the coding sequence GTGATTCATCCTACTGCTATTATAGACCCTAGGGCTGAATTAGACCCCACAGTAGAGGTAGGCCCCTATGCTGTTATTGGTGCTGAGGTTAAAATAGGCCCAAGAACTGTTGTAGGCAGTCATGCTGTAATCGAGGGGCCAATAGAAATCGGCTGTGACAACCAAATCTACCCAGGCGCGGCTCTGGGATTGCCCCCCCAGGATCTAAAATATAAGGGTGCTAGAAGTTATGTAGTGATAGGGGATCGCAACATAATTCGAGAATACGTCACCGTAAACAGGGCAACGGGAGAAGAGGAAAAGACAATTATCGGCAACGACAACCTCTTAATGGCCTACGTCCATATAGCCCATAATTGTGTTTTAGGAGACGGCATAGTCATTGCCAACGGCGTATCCCTAGCAGGCCATGTGGAAGTGGAATCCAAGGCAGTAATTGGAGGCATCTTAGGAATCCACCAGTTTGTTAGAATCGGCACTATGGCCATGTTGGGAGGCATGAGTAGAATCGATCGCGATGTGCCTCCCTATATGTTAGTAGAGGGCAACCCCTGTCATATCCGTTCCCTTAACATGGTAGGCTTCAAACGTAATAACTTTACCAGAGAACAAATAGAGGTCCTCAAAAAAGCCTATAGGATACTATACAAGTCGGGTTTGACCATTAACCAAGCCTTGAAGCAACTCGAGCCACTACAAGTATACCCAGAAGTTCGTCACCTGAGTGAATTTATATATGCTTCGGTCAATGACCCCAACCGTCGTGGTTTGATAAACCCCCAGAGGGAGGAAAAAGACGGCAGACATGAAATCTGA